A stretch of DNA from Desulfosarcina ovata subsp. ovata:
CAATCTTATCAACCATTGAGATATGAATTGTTTCATAATAGCCGCCAAAGCAATAAGGAACGTTTTCGTTTACCTCCACAACAATCTTTTTTGATTTGCTAATGTTTGCACCGGTAATTGAGTTTGCAAGACCGAAATTGAAATATCCGTGCTGTAAACGGTCACGGGGCTATTAGCTGAAGAGAGGCTTAGATCCAACTCACATCAACAGAGATGCCTGCAAAGTAACATTCCAGGCATTCGACTATAAACGGAAATGTGGCTTTATCTCTCAGTCGGCAGGTTTCTTTTACAGACAAGATTCGTTCGACCCAGCGGTTGCCTTTGTCGCTTTGCGTTCCCAGACTACATTTGCGCCATAGCACGCCAAAGCGCAGAGAGCGTTCGGCACGGTTGTTGGTGGGTTCGACGCCATCATGTTCGAGAAAGGTCCACAATGCGTCAATTTCTCGTATTATTTGCCTGGCCAGGCGACCGGCACCGTCGGTGTCGTCTTCAAAAAGGCTGAGGATGAGCAACAAGGAGTTATAAAAACGCTCCCATTTTAAAGGTGGCGGTTTGTTTTTTGAAAATTCGATCAGGGTATTCAAATGTGCCAAGATTAACTTGCCGCCTCGCCTTTCGTTGAGTTTTCTACTCTCGATTAACGCCTTGGCCTTTCGGATCAAATGGGCCAGGCAGGTTTGCCGGCCATGGACCCATTTGCAATAAAGGCGATAACCATCGCTGATCAAGATGCCTTTCCAGTCGGCGATCAGTTCGAGAAAGGCCTGTTTGGATCTTTTCGGATCGATGCGGAAAAAGGCCACCATCGTATTGACCATTACCCAGAGCCATTGCAGATTGTGCTTTTTAAACCAACTGGTTTCATCGATGAAGTTGCACTCACTGCTGCGGGCCACCTGGCCGATACGCTCATAGGTGGAGGCAATGGCCTCGGAAGCGCGGTCGATAACCTTTTGGATCGTGCCGGTGGCGATTTTGATATCAAACACGGAGTGGACCAGTTGCTGCACATTTCTCCGACTCATGGCCTTGATACCACTCAGTTCGGCGATAAACGCACAAAACCGCGGGCCGTAGCCGGTGCTAAACGCCTCCGGAACCTGTGCTTTGACAATCTTGCCGCACCCAGGGCATTGACCTTGGTGCAGAACAAAATGGGTGATGTCCATCTCGATTTCAGGCAATTCGATATGTTGGTGAGTATGAAAGGGTCGCAGATTATCCCAATCCGATGAATGGAGACCGCAACCGCAGCACTCGGGCATCACATTTTGAGTATTGTTGGGCGTTAGCAGCATTTGCCCATGCCCCGGGTGTCCTTTTTGTCCGCCCGGCTTGCGTTCGCCTTTGGGCTTTTCGCGTTTGGGTTTGTTATAGGGCGGATCGGATGAGGGCGGTTTGCTGGAGTTGGTCGAGTTTTGGCGTTTTTGCTTTTCAAGCTTCTCGTTGTTTTTCTCCAGCTTGTCGTTTTGAGTTTTAATCGCCCGCAGCTCATCTTCCAAAGAAACGATGTACTGGCGTACCGGTTCAGCAGTAGCTTGCCAATCGGCATCTGAAATGGGTCTATCGGGCTTCATGAAAAGCACGATAGCATACTAGAAATGGAAAGTCTAGATATTTTTAATTATTTCAATAAGTTATTGATTTTGTATAAAAATATTGAAATTACGAGAGGTTAGCGGAGCGAAAAAAGTGCGCCGGATTGAGCGCCCAATATACCCCGTGAACGCTTACTCCGTGCTTATCCATTGGTCCGACACACAAAAATGTCACATCAACGTCGTGATACTTACGGATAATGCGTGGTCCTTGGTGATATGTTAAGGGAATATAGCTAACCAAGCCCTTCTTATAAAGCGAACGGGAGACACCGCCGAAGTGCCAATCGTTAAAGATAACATGTCTCCTATTAGGATCTTGCTCAACAACTTTTGGCATTTTGGTAGCACAAACACCTGATAAATAGATATCTTTTAAGTCATTTATTCTTTCTGCCAAAGCTTCATCCAAGGATTCGGGGAAAAGTGCAAATTCTCCATAGAAAATACGATCTCCTGATTTCACCATCTGAACCGCTTCTTGTGCAGATGTCAGTTTTCGAAGATATTCATTTCTAAAATTCATCTTTAATATTTTTCCTTGTTATTATGTAATAGGACCTACACTTTTTAGAGGAATCCGGTCGAACCGTAGTCAGGCGCCGCCTTGACCAGCGGCGCCATGCGAATAGTAATGATATAAGTGAAAACGGCGACACCGATGATCGGGATCAATACTGAAAAAATAACTGTCGGAATCCCCAAGATGGTGTAACTTGCCGGTGATATGATCGCAGTTTTCATTGAGATGCTTCTTACTTACTGCCAAAAGCATCTTCGGATATTTGCATCACCGTATCGTCACCGGCAATAATGATGTCGGCCTTGGCTAACGTTAACGGAAGCACGGATTTTATAAAATACCGGGCGCTTTTCACTTGACCGTCATAGAAATTCAGATCTTTTTTCTTGGCACCATCAGATAGCTTGCGGGTCGCCAGGACAGCCCGCCACAAGAGCATCCACGCCATAACCGTATCTCCGGTGACCTCCATGAAGCTGTAGGCATGCGCGAATGCGCTCATCATATTTTCGGACCGGGCGGTACTGCCGATGGACAACGCCGTTTCTTCCAGTTTGTTGATCGCTTTCTCCACGTCCGCGGCAAGTGTTTCCAAACCGCCGACGGTTTTTGCGGTTTCAGCCATATCCCGCATCTCTTTGATCAGATCCTTATACGACTGGCCTTTATTCAGCCCCAGCTTGCGACCCAAAAGATCCATGGCCTGGATGCCGTTGGTGCCTTCGTAGAGGTGGGTGATCTTGCAGTCACGCAACAGCTGCTCCTGGGGATATTCTTTGGTGTAGCCGTATCCGCCGAAGATTTGGACCCCCTGGTTGCACACCTCGAAAGACTTGTCGGTCACATACCCCTTGCCAATGGGTGTGAGCACATCGATCAGGCCCTGGTATTTTTGTTTTTCGTCCGCATCGCTGCTGGTGCGGATTTGATCCTCACACCAGCCGATGTAATAGATGATGCTGCGCATGCCTTCCGTATAGGCCTTCATCGAAAGCAGCATGCGCCGAACGTCCGGATGCTGGATAATCGGCACGGGGGGCGCCTCTTTGCTGGTGGCCTGCAGGCTCCGGCCTTGAATCCGCTCCCGGGCGTAAGCCAGGGCATTCAAGTAGGAGGCGGAGGCGCACCCCAATCCTTGCATGCCCACCTCGAGGCGGGCTTCATTCATCATCACGAACATGGCCCGCATCCCCTTGTTTTCCTTTCCCAGTAGTGTGCCGCGGCAGTTGCCTTTACCGCCCAGCGTCAGGGAACATGTGGGACTGGCGTGAATACCCATTTTTTCTTCGATGCCGGTGCAAACCACATCATTGCGGTCGCCCAGACTGCCGTCATCGTTGACACAGATTTTGGGTACGAGAAACAGTGAGATGCCATCAGTTCCCGCCGGTGCACCCTCGATCCGGGCCAAAACCGGATGGACAATGTTTTCAACAAGATCATTTTCTCCTGCGGAAATAAAAATCTTGCTACCGCTGATGGTATAGGTACCGTCGTCATTTTTCACGGCAGCGGTGGTTAACGCGCCCACGTCCGAACCGGCCTCCGGTTCCGTGAGCAGCATGGTGCCGCCCCACTCGCCGCTTAACATTTTCTTCAAATAAAGCGCTTTCTGCTTTTCCGTGCCAAAGGTTTCCACCAGCTTGGCGGCACCATGCAAAAGAATCGTGTGGAGCATAAAGGGGTAATTGGCCCCGTCAAAGTAATTCATCGCGGCCAATGAAACCGTGGTGGGCATCCCCTGACCGCCCCATTGGGGATCATCACACATGGCAATCCATTCGCCTTCTTTGAGAAGGTCATATAGCCTTTGGAATGCCTCCGGTACGGTAACCGTTCCGTTTTCAAACCGGCAGCCTTCCTCATCCCCGAGCTTCAACGCGGGCAACATCTCTTTAATGGCCAGGGACCGGGCCTCGGAAATAATCAGGTCGACCGTCTTCCGATTAAAATCGGCGAACTTCTCATGCTTGCTTAACTTTTCGACCTCCAACTGCTCGTGAAGCACAAAATCCACATCTCTTCGTTCTACAACCAGCTGTGCCATGTTCTTTTCTCCCTATTTATTGTAATTTCGGTTTAAATCATTTCGATCGCACAGGCCATGGATACGCCGCCGCCGCCGCACAGCGTGGCCAATCCCAACGCCTTGCCGTGTTTTTTCATCGCATGCATCAACGTGACCATAATCCGGCATCCGGTTGCCCCGACCGGATGCCCCAGGCCGATACCTGATCCATTAATATTGGTGATCTCACGGTTTAACCCGAGTTCCCGCTCGCAGCCGATGTATTGGGAGGCAAAGGCTTCGTTGACTTCCGCCAGTTCAAAGTCAACGATGCTTAGTCCGCTTCGATTCATCAGATCATGCACGGCCGGTACCGGTGAAAGCCCCATGATGGACGGATGACAGGCGCCTTTGCCCACAGCACGGATGCGAGCCATGGGCCGCAAAGCGAGTTCTTCTGCCTTATCCTCTGACATGATCACCATGGCTGCTGACCCATCGTTGATACCGCTGGCGTTGCCAGCGGTGACAGTCCCCGTTTTGGGAACAAAGGCCGGTGGTAATTTACTCAATTGTTCCATGGTCAACCCGGGTCGAAAATGTTCGTCTTTATCAAACAAAAAAGGATCCTGCTTGCGCCGCGGCACCGGCACGGCCACGATTTCTTCGGCAAACGAACCGTCATTGGTGGCCCTTTCGGCATTGTTTTGGCTACGCAAGGCGACCTCGTCCATCTCCTGGCGGCTGATCCCCAGTTTCTGGGCCACAAACTCGGCGGTATGACCCATGATAAATGGTTTGCCGATATATGCATTGGCCGGAGCCATGGTCGTATCCAGGGGGGCATCTTCGGACAGCGGCAAAAGATGCGAACCGCAGTGCAGCGCATGGATCATTGCATCCACAAAGGTTTGATCCTGAAGCCGTCCTCCCCAACGGGCACACGGTACGGCATAGGGCACACCGGACATATGCTCCACACCACCGGCAAGGATGACATCGGCCATGCCGGCCTGGATCATGGCCGCGCCGGAGATTACCGCTTCCATACCGGAGATGCATACGCGGTTGATGGTAACCGCCGGGACGCTATCCGGTATCCCCGCCATCAACGCTGCGACCCGGGCCACATTCAGCGTATCGTGATGTTCCAGACAGCAACCGTAGCGGACATCATCGATCGCCTCGGAGGCGATGCCCGCCCGTTTAACGGCCTCTTTCATGGTGATGGCGGCCAACGTGGCCCCATTGAGGCTTTTTAGGGTTCCGCCGAAGGCGCCGATGGCAGTCCGGCAGGCACTTACAATGACAACGTTTTTCATGTTGGGCTCCTTTATTGGGTAGCAATGAAGATCGAAGCATTAAATGATTGATAGGCTGGGAGGAAAGCAGAGACCATGCCATGTTGATATTTACTATAAAACAAGATAGTTGCGATTATTTTGACAACTTACTGCGCCATAGCAAGGTTATTTCTGGACTATTTGCCAGATATTGACTAATCTGGCAAATAGTCCAGAAATAGAAAGGACCCGCCATGAACATCAATGAAAGCGTCTTTTTCCGTGAAGCCACGCTAAGAATTTGCGGTAGCCTGGATATCGAAAAGGCCATGCAACGATGCCTTCAATACCTGTCGCGCTTTCTTCCGGCCACGCGGCTTTGTTTTCACGTCTATGATCGTGCGCTGGGCATTGTGGAAACGATCGCCATGGCCACCACGCAAAACAGCCAGGCCATGGCGCTGCGGACACCACTGGACACCAGGGGCCGGCAACAGGTGGAAGACCAGCGTTCTTTTCGTACCAAGCTGGTCGAGCGAATGGTCGAAGATGCCGTGGCCGGTCCGGTGGTTCGGCAACTGGGCGTCACCGGTGACCTTTCCGGATTGCTGCTTGATCTGGCTCTGGAAGGCAATTTCGTTGGTACCGTGTCCGTATTCAGCGAACCCGACATCAAATTCAACCGCCACCATGTCCAACTGCTCTCTTTACTCAACGAACCATTTTCCATCGCCTTGGCCAACAGCCTGCGCTACCGGGAACTACAAACTCTTCGGGATAAGCTGGCCGACGATAACCGCTATTTCCAGGATGAAATGCAGAAAATCACCGGCCAAGCGGTAGTGGGCGCTGATTTGGGATTGAAAGGGATCATGGACATGGTGCGCCAGGTCGCCCCCCTTGAAAGTCCGGTCTTGCTTCTGGGAGAGACCGGCGTGGGCAAGGAGGTCCTGGCCAATGCCATCCACAACTTATCCCCTCGCAGCAATGGGCCCATGATTCGGGTCAACTGTGGCGCCATTCCGGACACGCTCATGGACAGTGAGCTGTTTGGCCATGAAAAGGGTGCGTTTACCGGTGCCTTTACACGCAAACGTGGGCGATTTGAGCGCGCCCACAGGGGGACGGTATTTCTGGATGAAATCGGAGAATTGCCGCTTGAGGCCCAGGTTCGTCTGCTGCGGGTGATACAGGAAAAAGAAATTGAACGGGTGGGAGGCTCAGAAACGATCCGAATCGATATACGGGTCATCGCCGCCACCCACCGTAACCTGGAAAGAATGCTGAACCAAAGCACATTCCGGAAGGATCTCTATTTCCGCCTGCGGGTGTTCCCCATTGCCATCCCACCCTTGCGCCATCGACGAGAAGATATCCCAGCGCTGGTTCAGCATTTTATTCAGAAAAAATCACGGGAAATGAAGTTATTTGTCAAGCCCACACTCTCACCTGGGGCCCTCGACCGATTGCTACAGTACACTTGGCCGGGCAATGCGCGAGAGCTTGAAAACGCCATCGAACGCGAGCTCATTGTCTGCAAGGGAGGTGTGCTTTCATTCGACGACCTGAACATAAAAAGCAATAAATTTAAACCGGTGCCGCCCCCCCCCTGCGAATCAAGTCAAGACGAACGTCTTGAATTGGACGCCGTCATGGCCGGTCACATTGGTAAAGTGTTAAAGATGTGCAACGGCCGGGTTGAAGGCGACAAAGGTGCTGCCCGGTTGTTGAATATTAATCCTTCCACATTGCGAAAAAGGATGAAAAAGCTCGGTATTCCATTCGGCCGCAGGCATGTAAGAATGGCCAGGGAAGGGGTTGAACATGGAGAGAAAACAGACACCACCAGACAACGAGGATAAGGATACCCTGCCCGCGGTTAGAAACGGATCGTCACCGGTTTTCGCCAGGCCACGCGCTGATAGGTCTCCGCGGGCCACCCCAGGGCAATCACGGCATAGGGCGTCTCATAATCCGGAATCCCGAGCAGGCGCACAATCGATCGATCCCGCCGCATGGCTTCAATGGCAAAGCCGATCAGGCAGGTGCCCAGCCCCATGGCGTGGGCGGCCAGGAGAATATTGCCGGTGGCCAGCAGGGCATCTTCGGCCGGACATGAGGCATCGTTTTCCGCAGCCACCACCATCCCTGCCGTGGCACCATGAAAAAGAAGATCCCGGCCGTCGTTGGCATGGGCGGCCAATCCGCGCTGAACAGTAGCGTAATGCTGCCGGTAATAGGTGTCCAGTTCGGGTTTGCCGATCCATTTTAAAATATGGCGCAGCCAGCTCTTTTCGGCCAGTTGATTGGTTTTGCGGAAAAAATCACCGATCCGGCGGCCCAGTCGGTCGACCATCGCCCGGTCCGGCAGGAGGGTAAAGGTCCATGGCTGACAGTTGGATCCCGACGGCGCGGTAATCCCCACCTTGACCAGATCCTCCAACAGCGCCCGGTCGACCGGCTGCGCGGAAAAATTGCGGCAGGAACGCCGCGACGCCATCAGGTTGACCAGTGCTGCTGTATCAAAATGACCATGGGGCAGCCAGCGGGAATCGGCGCGGAAGGTTTGAAATTCAAACTGGGCGGGGTCCACCGCGTTCACCCGAATGGCCTCGGTGGGACAGACGGCCCCACAGTGGTCGCAACCCATCGACATGTCTCCGCGAACGACCGCCTTGCCATCGGCGATGGCCAACGTCTCCTGGGGGCACACGGCAAGACACAGGCCGCAACCGATGCAGCGATCGGGATCGATTTGGGTGCTTACCGGGTCGACTGCAGCGGGTGAATCCGGTTCAGCGCGTTTTTTTGGCTGAGGCGGCGTGACAGGTGGTTGCATCGCATTACTCCAGATAGTCCTCCCGAACCGGGGAAAACACCTCCAGCGCCTCCGAATTCTCGAGGGCCCGGGCCGAATGGGGCACATCGCTGCCGACACACCAGCTGTCGCCCGGTCCCGCCGCGTGGTCGGTGCCGTCGATGGTGAGGACGATGCGGCCGGAAATCAGCAGACCGGTCTGTTCATGGGAGTGGCGGTGCTCGGGAAGAACGCTGCCCCGGGCCAGTTTAAAGCGCCCCATGAGGGTTTTCTCTCCGTGAACCAGGGTGGCCAGCTGGACACCGTCGATGAGTTGGCGATAGGTCAGGTCACTTTGTTTTCTGAACATTGGCGTTTCCCTGTTCATCCATGTCGTTTTCGTCAGTGGCCGGCAATACCTCCGCCGCGTAGGCATCCGGCAAACTTTTGTTGGTTTTCACGCCCAGCGCCCTGAGCTGCTCGGCCCGCCGCACCAGGTTCCCCCGCCCGGTGGAGAGGCGATCGCGGGCCGTGCGATAAGCGGCCCGGGCCCGATCAAGCTGCCGGCCCACCTCCTCCAGGGCCTCGATAAAGCCGATGAACTTGTCGTACAGGCCACCGGCCCGGCGGGCGATCTCCATGGCGTTCTGATTCTGGTCAGCAAAACGCCAGATGTTGTGAACGGTCCGCAGGGTGACCAGCAGGGTCGACGGCGAAACCAAAATCACATTCTTTCCAAAAGCCTCGCTAAACAACGCACGGTCATGGTCCAGCGCCGTTAAAAAGGCCGCTTCCACGGGCACGAACATCAGTACAAAATCGAGGGTCTGGATACCGTCCAGATCTTCGTAGTGTTTTTCGCCAAGCCCCTTGATGTGGCTGCGCAGCGATGCCAGATGGTCCTTCAATGCAGAGGCCCGGATCGATTCATCGGTGGCGGCATGGTAGCGCTCATAAGCCTTGAGGGAGACCTTGGCGTCCACGACAATATCCCGGCCCTCGGGCAGCCGGACGATCACATCCGGCTGGAAACGGTTGCCGCCGCTGCCCGTCAGACTCACCTGGGTGTCGTATCCCCTGCCCTTTTCCAGTCCGGACGCTTCCAGAATCCGCTCCAGCATTACCTCGCCCCAGTTGCCCAGGGTTTTTACATCGCCTTTGAGAGCGTTGGTCAGGTTGAGGGCGTCCTGGTCAATGCGTTCGTTGAGATGTTTCAGATGGGCAATCTCGTTGAACAACGCGGCGCGGTCGCGGGATTCCTTGTCGTAGACATCTTCCACCCGTGTTTTAAAATCACCCAACTGCTGACGCAGGGGATTGATCAGTCCATCCATCTGGGTTTTGTTGAGGTCGGCAAAGGTTCGCCCCTTTTCCTCCAGGATACGCTCGGCCAGAAGTCTGAATTCAGCGTTCAGGCGCTCGCGGGCATCGTTTAACAGGGCAATTTTTTCCTGGGCCTGCGAGCGTTCGGCCTCAAGACGCACGTTCAGCTCGGCGAGCCGCTTTTGCAGATCGATATTCTCCGATTGGAGTGCCGCCTGTTCCTGCCGCGTCACGTCCCATTGCCGGCGCAATTCAGCCAGCCGGTCTTCCAGCCCCTGTTTTTCCAGCCCGGCAAACCGCACCTCGCTGGCCAGCCGTGCCCGGCAGCGGGAACGGCACACCAGCAGAGTAGTGAAAACCGCCAGCAGCAGGCCAACCGCCCCACCGAAAAGGGCTACCAGTTGAGGGTCATCCATACAACATCCTGAAAAAACGTTTGTGTCTTGAGAGTTCACCCGTCTTGATGGGTTCAGGTTATACGCGAGTTGGCCGGACAAATCCAGCCCGGCCTGAGGAGGATGCAGGGCAAGCGCATTTAATTGAAGGGACGCAAAACCAAATGTATCCTGGAGAAGGAGATCTCGGTTGGCTCAACGGCAGGAAAAAAAATCACGGGCGAAATTCATTGGCCGCTCCGGCAACGTTGAATGGCGCGGTTCAGGACGTCACCGGCGGTCGGTGCCTTTGGGTTGAAGAGGGGTCTTGCCTGTAGCCTCAGATAAAAACCGTTGTCGTGGAAACCTCATCATCGTCCTGGCCACGGGTCCCGGCTTGCCTGGTATGCGCGTTCTCGGCAATGAACGACAGCGGCGAGTCGAGACGATGGTTGGCAAAATAATGTTCCAGCGCTGCCTGCACATCGCTGTCATCGTATAAACCGGTGGAGCTCATGGCCGCGGCCTGACGCACCGACGCATCCGGATCATAGAGTCCGCTGATGACCGCGTCCTTGGCATCGCGCCAGCGCATCAAGCCCAGGCTGACCAGGGCCCATTTGCGCACGGATGGAATCTTTGACCAGAGCACATAATCCGAAAGACGCATGCCCGCACCGGCCGGATTGGCTTTCAGTACATCGATGACCGCTTCGCGCACACAGTAACGAATGGTCCGCACCGCCAGTGCGCAAAGGGCATCCATCACCTGTGAATCATCGACAAACGCCGACAGACGCCGCACCGCCGTGATGGTTCGATGGGTATCCTCCGGATCGATCAATTGGCTGATTAAGAATTGAAGCTTCATGGGTTCGCTCCTTTCATGAAAAGGTGCGTGAATGATCCTGGGCATAACACGGGTAGCTGAAAAAGGGTCGCCGGCAGATGGGCACAAGAAACATATCGGTTCTGATTTATGGACTAAGTGTAACGCCAGGGCGGGATCAATGATGTGACCGACCTCACACTTTGTCGGAACAAACGCCGGTTCGACAAAGAGGCCACGATACAGCCGGCCGATGGAAGGGGAACGGTATTAAAAGTTGAAAGGCAGTTTTTTCTTTATTCTCATGCGGCCTTTATCCTTGACAACAAAGCCACCATCGACCAGTTCGTTGTAAATGCGGCAGACGGTTTCCCGGGATGAGCCGACCATATCGGCAAGATCCTGCTGGGTCAGTTTCTCTTCGATGATTCCATCAGCATTCTGGCTTTCGGTGAGCAGACGGGCCAGGCGACCGTAGACGTCCAGAAAGGCCAGTTCCTCGATTTGCTGGGTGGCCTTTCTGAGTTTGTCCAGGAGGGTACCGATCACATTGCGGTAGAGTTCGGGATGCGCATCGGCAAAATCGAAAAACGCCTTGCGGGGCAGGATCAGCAGGATGCACTGTGTTTTGGTGATGACAGTAGCACAACGGGTACGACGGTCAAGAAGACTCATTTCGCCGAAATAGTCGTCAGGCGCGAAACGATTGACGACAAACTGGCGGCCCGAATCATCACTGCGCAAGGCCTGGGCCTTGCCCGCCAGCAGCACATAGAGGCAATCGGTCTCATCGCCCTCGTTGATCACCAGCGTGTTTTTCGGAACCGTCCGCTCCAAGCAGATGGACTCCAGCCGGGCAATCTGCTGCGGTTCGAGATTCGAAAAGAGGGCGACCCGTTCAAGCATTGGTTTTCCCCCTTATGGGTACAATAATCACCACGCCCCATTGGCACACGAAAGACGGAAAGAGATAAAAAAGGCAGCTTCCTGCCTACATCACGGTTGAATGGAAATTTGTTATATTTAT
This window harbors:
- a CDS encoding Crp/Fnr family transcriptional regulator, giving the protein MLERVALFSNLEPQQIARLESICLERTVPKNTLVINEGDETDCLYVLLAGKAQALRSDDSGRQFVVNRFAPDDYFGEMSLLDRRTRCATVITKTQCILLILPRKAFFDFADAHPELYRNVIGTLLDKLRKATQQIEELAFLDVYGRLARLLTESQNADGIIEEKLTQQDLADMVGSSRETVCRIYNELVDGGFVVKDKGRMRIKKKLPFNF
- a CDS encoding sigma-54 interaction domain-containing protein; translation: MNINESVFFREATLRICGSLDIEKAMQRCLQYLSRFLPATRLCFHVYDRALGIVETIAMATTQNSQAMALRTPLDTRGRQQVEDQRSFRTKLVERMVEDAVAGPVVRQLGVTGDLSGLLLDLALEGNFVGTVSVFSEPDIKFNRHHVQLLSLLNEPFSIALANSLRYRELQTLRDKLADDNRYFQDEMQKITGQAVVGADLGLKGIMDMVRQVAPLESPVLLLGETGVGKEVLANAIHNLSPRSNGPMIRVNCGAIPDTLMDSELFGHEKGAFTGAFTRKRGRFERAHRGTVFLDEIGELPLEAQVRLLRVIQEKEIERVGGSETIRIDIRVIAATHRNLERMLNQSTFRKDLYFRLRVFPIAIPPLRHRREDIPALVQHFIQKKSREMKLFVKPTLSPGALDRLLQYTWPGNARELENAIERELIVCKGGVLSFDDLNIKSNKFKPVPPPPCESSQDERLELDAVMAGHIGKVLKMCNGRVEGDKGAARLLNINPSTLRKRMKKLGIPFGRRHVRMAREGVEHGEKTDTTRQRG
- a CDS encoding thiolase family protein codes for the protein MKNVVIVSACRTAIGAFGGTLKSLNGATLAAITMKEAVKRAGIASEAIDDVRYGCCLEHHDTLNVARVAALMAGIPDSVPAVTINRVCISGMEAVISGAAMIQAGMADVILAGGVEHMSGVPYAVPCARWGGRLQDQTFVDAMIHALHCGSHLLPLSEDAPLDTTMAPANAYIGKPFIMGHTAEFVAQKLGISRQEMDEVALRSQNNAERATNDGSFAEEIVAVPVPRRKQDPFLFDKDEHFRPGLTMEQLSKLPPAFVPKTGTVTAGNASGINDGSAAMVIMSEDKAEELALRPMARIRAVGKGACHPSIMGLSPVPAVHDLMNRSGLSIVDFELAEVNEAFASQYIGCERELGLNREITNINGSGIGLGHPVGATGCRIMVTLMHAMKKHGKALGLATLCGGGGVSMACAIEMI
- a CDS encoding cupin domain-containing protein, which translates into the protein MFRKQSDLTYRQLIDGVQLATLVHGEKTLMGRFKLARGSVLPEHRHSHEQTGLLISGRIVLTIDGTDHAAGPGDSWCVGSDVPHSARALENSEALEVFSPVREDYLE
- the rmuC gene encoding DNA recombination protein RmuC — protein: MDDPQLVALFGGAVGLLLAVFTTLLVCRSRCRARLASEVRFAGLEKQGLEDRLAELRRQWDVTRQEQAALQSENIDLQKRLAELNVRLEAERSQAQEKIALLNDARERLNAEFRLLAERILEEKGRTFADLNKTQMDGLINPLRQQLGDFKTRVEDVYDKESRDRAALFNEIAHLKHLNERIDQDALNLTNALKGDVKTLGNWGEVMLERILEASGLEKGRGYDTQVSLTGSGGNRFQPDVIVRLPEGRDIVVDAKVSLKAYERYHAATDESIRASALKDHLASLRSHIKGLGEKHYEDLDGIQTLDFVLMFVPVEAAFLTALDHDRALFSEAFGKNVILVSPSTLLVTLRTVHNIWRFADQNQNAMEIARRAGGLYDKFIGFIEALEEVGRQLDRARAAYRTARDRLSTGRGNLVRRAEQLRALGVKTNKSLPDAYAAEVLPATDENDMDEQGNANVQKTK
- a CDS encoding nitroreductase family protein — protein: MQPPVTPPQPKKRAEPDSPAAVDPVSTQIDPDRCIGCGLCLAVCPQETLAIADGKAVVRGDMSMGCDHCGAVCPTEAIRVNAVDPAQFEFQTFRADSRWLPHGHFDTAALVNLMASRRSCRNFSAQPVDRALLEDLVKVGITAPSGSNCQPWTFTLLPDRAMVDRLGRRIGDFFRKTNQLAEKSWLRHILKWIGKPELDTYYRQHYATVQRGLAAHANDGRDLLFHGATAGMVVAAENDASCPAEDALLATGNILLAAHAMGLGTCLIGFAIEAMRRDRSIVRLLGIPDYETPYAVIALGWPAETYQRVAWRKPVTIRF
- a CDS encoding acyl-CoA dehydrogenase, producing MAQLVVERRDVDFVLHEQLEVEKLSKHEKFADFNRKTVDLIISEARSLAIKEMLPALKLGDEEGCRFENGTVTVPEAFQRLYDLLKEGEWIAMCDDPQWGGQGMPTTVSLAAMNYFDGANYPFMLHTILLHGAAKLVETFGTEKQKALYLKKMLSGEWGGTMLLTEPEAGSDVGALTTAAVKNDDGTYTISGSKIFISAGENDLVENIVHPVLARIEGAPAGTDGISLFLVPKICVNDDGSLGDRNDVVCTGIEEKMGIHASPTCSLTLGGKGNCRGTLLGKENKGMRAMFVMMNEARLEVGMQGLGCASASYLNALAYARERIQGRSLQATSKEAPPVPIIQHPDVRRMLLSMKAYTEGMRSIIYYIGWCEDQIRTSSDADEKQKYQGLIDVLTPIGKGYVTDKSFEVCNQGVQIFGGYGYTKEYPQEQLLRDCKITHLYEGTNGIQAMDLLGRKLGLNKGQSYKDLIKEMRDMAETAKTVGGLETLAADVEKAINKLEETALSIGSTARSENMMSAFAHAYSFMEVTGDTVMAWMLLWRAVLATRKLSDGAKKKDLNFYDGQVKSARYFIKSVLPLTLAKADIIIAGDDTVMQISEDAFGSK
- a CDS encoding HEAT repeat domain-containing protein → MKLQFLISQLIDPEDTHRTITAVRRLSAFVDDSQVMDALCALAVRTIRYCVREAVIDVLKANPAGAGMRLSDYVLWSKIPSVRKWALVSLGLMRWRDAKDAVISGLYDPDASVRQAAAMSSTGLYDDSDVQAALEHYFANHRLDSPLSFIAENAHTRQAGTRGQDDDEVSTTTVFI
- the tnpC gene encoding IS66 family transposase — protein: MKPDRPISDADWQATAEPVRQYIVSLEDELRAIKTQNDKLEKNNEKLEKQKRQNSTNSSKPPSSDPPYNKPKREKPKGERKPGGQKGHPGHGQMLLTPNNTQNVMPECCGCGLHSSDWDNLRPFHTHQHIELPEIEMDITHFVLHQGQCPGCGKIVKAQVPEAFSTGYGPRFCAFIAELSGIKAMSRRNVQQLVHSVFDIKIATGTIQKVIDRASEAIASTYERIGQVARSSECNFIDETSWFKKHNLQWLWVMVNTMVAFFRIDPKRSKQAFLELIADWKGILISDGYRLYCKWVHGRQTCLAHLIRKAKALIESRKLNERRGGKLILAHLNTLIEFSKNKPPPLKWERFYNSLLLILSLFEDDTDGAGRLARQIIREIDALWTFLEHDGVEPTNNRAERSLRFGVLWRKCSLGTQSDKGNRWVERILSVKETCRLRDKATFPFIVECLECYFAGISVDVSWI